From Rubricoccus marinus, a single genomic window includes:
- a CDS encoding strawberry notch-like NTP hydrolase domain-containing protein, with amino-acid sequence MPGRWASPSTRRAGAHLGVSRVVAPHSVPARNPVAPFASHVATSATTSPAEQLDLFALLAPRAAVLAPDPPRQRPLANPSPQLNARATWPFEDARPLAVDVAAETAASGALTASVFDAYRPSVRVLGAQPHPTRLVESAAMAAATAPECDYSPLLPGHLVARGILSDAQLETVCRAGAAHAEHLPGEGGASGARQGFFVGDGTGVGGCQDVWYGPDVRICARATGRRAELRPRRGPREPVDRCSCRQRASIGWPKGSATLRPPALIAMCPP; translated from the coding sequence ATGCCGGGCCGGTGGGCGAGCCCGTCAACGCGGCGGGCCGGAGCCCACCTGGGAGTGTCCCGGGTCGTGGCTCCGCACTCCGTGCCAGCCAGAAATCCCGTGGCCCCCTTCGCTTCCCATGTCGCAACGAGCGCGACGACATCACCGGCCGAGCAACTTGACCTCTTCGCCCTCCTCGCGCCCCGCGCCGCCGTTCTCGCTCCGGACCCTCCTCGCCAGAGGCCTCTGGCGAACCCGAGCCCCCAGCTGAACGCCCGAGCGACCTGGCCCTTCGAGGATGCCCGGCCTCTGGCGGTCGACGTCGCAGCGGAGACCGCGGCCTCGGGCGCGCTCACCGCCAGCGTCTTCGACGCCTACCGCCCGAGTGTCCGCGTGCTCGGCGCCCAGCCCCACCCGACGCGCCTCGTCGAGTCGGCGGCGATGGCGGCGGCCACGGCGCCCGAATGCGACTACAGCCCGCTGCTTCCTGGGCACCTCGTGGCCCGTGGCATCCTCTCCGACGCCCAACTCGAGACCGTGTGCCGCGCGGGCGCTGCCCACGCCGAGCACCTGCCCGGAGAAGGCGGGGCCTCTGGCGCGAGGCAGGGCTTCTTCGTCGGTGACGGGACCGGAGTGGGTGGGTGTCAAGACGTCTGGTATGGCCCAGATGTCCGAATTTGTGCCCGCGCCACGGGGCGCCGTGCAGAGCTACGCCCTCGGCGTGGTCCTCGCGAGCCCGTTGATCGTTGTAGTTGCCGCCAGCGCGCGTCGATTGGGTGGCCGAAGGGTAGCGCTACCCTTCGGCCACCCGCGCTCATCGCCATGTGTCCTCCGTAA
- a CDS encoding ring-cleaving dioxygenase — translation MSPHGIHHLTAVSAAIRDNYRFYTETIGMRLVKRSVNQDDVSAYHLFYSDAVGTPGHDLTFFDWPVPPEQRGTRSVVRTGLRVPAASLDYWTDRLAAAGVEAEPVRVIDGRLTLRFEDPEGQRLALLADGGAGDPPTPWDRSPVPAEHQIRGLGPITMSVPDLENTDLALRTVLGMRLVRTYPLPDRPADTVHVYEMGEGGGPHAELHVAVQPRLPVARQGAGAVHHVAFRVPDDAYDDWSERLQRFGVPSSGPVDRYYFRSLYFREPGGVLFELATDGPGFAVDEDAATLGETVVLPPILESRRTQIVAGLKPLD, via the coding sequence ATGTCTCCCCACGGGATCCACCACCTCACAGCCGTCTCGGCCGCCATCCGCGACAACTACCGGTTCTACACCGAGACGATAGGCATGCGCCTCGTCAAGCGGAGTGTGAACCAGGACGACGTCTCAGCCTACCACCTCTTCTACTCCGACGCCGTCGGGACGCCGGGCCACGACCTGACGTTCTTCGACTGGCCCGTCCCGCCCGAGCAGCGCGGCACGCGGTCCGTCGTCCGGACCGGCCTACGCGTCCCGGCCGCAAGTCTAGACTACTGGACCGACCGACTGGCGGCGGCCGGCGTCGAGGCCGAGCCGGTGCGCGTGATCGACGGCCGCCTGACGCTCCGATTCGAGGACCCCGAGGGCCAGCGCCTCGCCCTCCTCGCCGACGGTGGCGCGGGCGACCCGCCGACCCCGTGGGACCGGAGCCCGGTCCCGGCCGAGCACCAGATCCGCGGCCTTGGGCCGATCACGATGAGCGTGCCCGACCTCGAGAACACAGACCTCGCGCTGCGGACGGTCCTCGGAATGCGCCTCGTCCGGACGTATCCGCTGCCGGACCGTCCGGCCGACACGGTCCACGTCTACGAGATGGGCGAGGGCGGTGGCCCCCATGCCGAGCTCCACGTAGCGGTCCAACCTCGCCTCCCGGTGGCGCGGCAGGGTGCCGGCGCCGTTCACCACGTCGCCTTCCGCGTGCCCGATGACGCCTACGACGACTGGTCCGAGCGGCTCCAGCGGTTTGGCGTCCCGTCGAGCGGCCCCGTCGACCGGTACTACTTCCGGAGCCTGTACTTCCGCGAGCCCGGCGGCGTGCTGTTCGAGCTGGCGACGGACGGCCCCGGCTTCGCCGTCGACGAGGACGCGGCGACGTTGGGAGAGACGGTCGTGCTGCCGCCCATCCTGGAGTCGCGCCGCACGCAGATCGTCGCGGGCCTCAAACCTCTGGACTGA